The Xanthomonas sp. DAR 34887 genome has a segment encoding these proteins:
- a CDS encoding DNA topoisomerase I, with protein sequence MSKHLLIVESPAKAKTINKYLGKDFHVLASYGHVRDLIPKEGAVDPDDGFAMRYALIDKNEKHVEAIAKAAKAADDIYLATDPDREGEAISWHIAEILKERGLLKDKPLHRVVFTEITPRAIKEAMANPRQIAVDLVDAQQARRALDYLVGFNLSPVLWRKVQRGLSAGRVQSPALRMIVEREEEIEAFVAREYWSIGAECAHPSQPFAAKLVKLDGQKFEQFTITDGATAEDARMRLQKAAQGALHVTDVASKERKRRPAPPFTTSTLQQEASRKLGFTTSRTMRVAQKLYEGVTLGDEGTVGLISYMRTDSVNLSQDALAEIRDVIARDFGTGALPDKPNMYQTKSKNAQEAHEAIRPTSALRTPAQMAKYLDDDGRRLYELIWKRAVACQMVPATMNTVTVELAAGNEHSFRASGTTVIDPGFLAVYEEGKDQKAAEDEDEGRKLPPMKPGDRIPLDRIHADQHFTEPPPRYSEASLVKTLEEYGIGRPSTYASIIQTLLFRKYVELDARRFRPSDVGRAVSKFLSGHFTRYVDYDFTAKLEDELDAVSRGEEEWRPLMEKFWGPFKELVEEKKESVDRSEATGARELGTDPKTGKPVSVRLGRFGPYAAIGSTAEDAEDKPKFASLRPGQSMHTITLEDALELFLMPRALGEDKGEDVSVGIGRFGPFAKRGSVYASLKKEDDPYTIDLARAVFLIEEKEEIARNRIIKEYEGSDIQVLNGRFGPYISDGKLNGKIPKDREPATLTLEEVQKLLEETGKPARRGFGAKKAAAKKEAAPKKSAAKKAAADAPAKPAAKKAVKKAAKKTAKKTAKKAAKKAVKKVVKKAAAKPA encoded by the coding sequence ATGTCCAAGCACCTGCTCATCGTCGAATCGCCCGCCAAGGCCAAGACGATCAACAAATACCTCGGCAAGGACTTCCACGTCCTGGCCTCGTATGGGCACGTGCGCGACCTGATCCCGAAAGAGGGCGCGGTGGACCCGGACGACGGCTTCGCGATGCGCTACGCGCTGATCGACAAGAACGAGAAACACGTCGAAGCCATCGCCAAGGCCGCCAAGGCCGCCGACGATATCTATCTGGCGACCGACCCGGACCGCGAGGGCGAGGCGATCAGCTGGCACATCGCCGAGATCCTGAAGGAGCGCGGGCTGCTCAAGGACAAACCGCTGCACCGGGTGGTGTTCACCGAGATCACCCCGCGCGCGATCAAGGAAGCGATGGCCAACCCGCGCCAGATCGCCGTGGACCTGGTCGATGCGCAGCAGGCGCGGCGCGCGCTGGACTACCTGGTCGGCTTCAACTTGTCGCCGGTACTGTGGCGCAAGGTGCAGCGCGGCCTGTCCGCCGGCCGCGTGCAGTCGCCGGCGCTGCGCATGATCGTGGAGCGCGAGGAGGAGATCGAAGCCTTCGTCGCCCGCGAATACTGGAGCATCGGCGCCGAGTGCGCCCACCCCTCGCAGCCGTTCGCGGCCAAGCTGGTCAAGCTCGACGGGCAGAAGTTCGAGCAGTTCACCATCACCGACGGCGCCACCGCCGAAGACGCGCGGATGCGCCTGCAGAAGGCTGCGCAGGGCGCGCTGCACGTCACCGACGTGGCCAGCAAGGAGCGCAAGCGCCGCCCGGCGCCACCGTTCACCACCTCCACGCTGCAGCAGGAGGCCTCGCGCAAGCTCGGCTTCACCACCAGCCGCACCATGCGCGTGGCGCAGAAGCTGTACGAAGGCGTGACCCTGGGCGACGAAGGCACGGTCGGCCTGATCAGCTACATGCGTACCGACTCGGTGAACCTGTCGCAGGACGCGCTGGCCGAGATCCGCGACGTGATCGCGCGCGACTTCGGCACCGGCGCGCTGCCGGACAAGCCGAACATGTACCAGACCAAGTCCAAGAACGCGCAGGAAGCGCACGAGGCGATCCGCCCGACCAGCGCGCTGCGCACCCCGGCGCAGATGGCCAAGTATCTGGACGACGATGGCCGCCGCCTGTACGAACTGATCTGGAAGCGCGCGGTGGCGTGCCAGATGGTGCCGGCGACGATGAACACCGTCACCGTGGAACTGGCCGCCGGCAACGAACACAGCTTCCGCGCCAGCGGCACCACGGTGATCGATCCGGGCTTTCTGGCCGTGTACGAGGAAGGCAAGGACCAGAAGGCCGCCGAGGACGAGGACGAGGGCCGCAAGCTGCCGCCGATGAAGCCCGGCGACCGCATCCCGCTCGACCGCATCCATGCCGACCAGCATTTCACCGAGCCGCCGCCGCGCTACTCGGAAGCCTCGCTGGTCAAGACGCTGGAGGAATACGGCATCGGCCGTCCGTCGACCTATGCCTCCATCATCCAGACCCTGCTGTTCCGCAAGTACGTGGAACTGGACGCGCGCCGCTTCCGTCCCTCTGACGTGGGCCGCGCGGTCAGCAAATTCCTGTCCGGCCACTTCACCCGCTACGTCGATTACGACTTCACCGCCAAGCTCGAGGACGAGCTGGATGCGGTGTCGCGCGGCGAGGAGGAATGGCGGCCGTTGATGGAGAAGTTCTGGGGCCCGTTCAAGGAACTGGTCGAGGAGAAGAAGGAATCGGTGGACCGCTCCGAGGCCACCGGCGCGCGCGAACTCGGCACCGACCCCAAGACCGGCAAGCCGGTCAGCGTGCGCCTGGGCCGGTTCGGGCCGTACGCGGCGATCGGCAGCACCGCCGAGGATGCCGAGGACAAGCCCAAGTTCGCCTCGCTGCGGCCGGGCCAGAGCATGCACACCATCACCCTGGAAGACGCGCTGGAGCTGTTCCTGATGCCGCGCGCCCTGGGCGAGGACAAGGGCGAGGACGTCAGCGTCGGCATCGGCCGTTTCGGGCCGTTCGCCAAGCGCGGCAGCGTCTACGCCTCGCTGAAGAAGGAAGATGATCCGTACACCATCGACCTGGCGCGCGCGGTGTTCCTGATCGAAGAGAAGGAAGAGATCGCGCGCAACCGCATCATCAAGGAATACGAAGGCAGCGACATCCAGGTACTCAACGGCCGCTTCGGCCCGTACATCAGCGACGGCAAGCTCAACGGCAAGATCCCCAAGGACCGCGAGCCGGCCACGCTGACCCTGGAAGAAGTGCAGAAGCTGCTGGAAGAAACCGGCAAGCCGGCACGGCGCGGCTTCGGCGCGAAGAAGGCCGCGGCGAAGAAGGAAGCGGCGCCGAAGAAGAGCGCAGCCAAGAAGGCCGCGGCCGACGCCCCGGCCAAGCCCGCGGCGAAGAAGGCGGTCAAGAAAGCCGCGAAGAAGACCGCGAAGAAGACCGCGAAGAAAGCGGCCAAGAAGGCGGTAAAGAAGGTGGTCAAGAAGGCCGCGGCCAAGCCCGCCTGA
- a CDS encoding GYF domain-containing protein: MHEDPTQSAWYYADAARQRHGPLSTQALRDMVRDGQLERSTLLWRDGMPEWQPLHALADALGLPAAAMPPPLPPPAPSSPGAAAAPVAAPRAGLSGCGIGAIVAIVLGLVLVAMLGILAAIAVPAYRDYTLRKHANAAIDGMDQLKSDIAAFAAQQGRCPVNGDPGFEPAQQYTSVFVRQVRIGRFDNGHCGLEATLHAPGKRQLDGKALWLDYDERASVWKCSSELDDRYLPAHCRGG; the protein is encoded by the coding sequence ATGCACGAGGACCCGACCCAGAGCGCGTGGTACTACGCCGACGCAGCCAGGCAACGGCACGGGCCGTTGAGCACGCAGGCGTTGCGCGACATGGTGCGCGACGGCCAGCTGGAGCGCAGCACCCTGCTGTGGCGCGACGGCATGCCGGAATGGCAGCCGCTGCATGCGCTCGCCGACGCACTGGGCCTGCCAGCGGCGGCCATGCCGCCGCCGTTGCCGCCGCCTGCGCCATCATCTCCCGGCGCGGCCGCCGCTCCCGTCGCCGCGCCACGCGCCGGCCTGTCCGGCTGCGGCATCGGCGCGATCGTCGCGATCGTGCTGGGCCTGGTGCTGGTGGCGATGCTCGGCATCCTCGCCGCCATCGCCGTGCCGGCGTATCGCGACTACACGCTGCGCAAGCATGCCAACGCGGCGATCGACGGCATGGACCAGCTGAAGAGCGACATCGCCGCGTTCGCCGCGCAACAGGGGCGTTGCCCGGTGAACGGCGATCCCGGCTTCGAGCCCGCGCAGCAATACACCAGCGTGTTCGTCCGCCAGGTCCGCATCGGCCGCTTCGACAACGGCCATTGCGGCCTGGAAGCCACCCTGCACGCGCCCGGGAAGCGCCAGTTGGATGGCAAGGCGCTGTGGCTGGACTACGATGAGCGGGCTTCGGTCTGGAAATGCAGTTCCGAGCTGGACGACCGCTACCTGCCCGCGCATTGCCGCGGCGGTTGA
- a CDS encoding DUF4124 domain-containing protein produces the protein MPSLVRPALLLTALLPLAGAAWAQSTRTISSDGAQGSVRIYRCIGSTGAVSLQNAPCENARQQQVLDMQRPRDPPPRPTTTLSTDPARDAAAPAPLPQREIRIVTVQPPQPMYECVTSEGQRYTSDDNEGNPRWVPLWTIGYARGYGDGHHHGGGGGNGGGHPQPVYPGAGVVVPAGSTLIRDTCNALPPQEVCARLTDRRWELIRRYNSALQSERRALETEQRGIDARLDRDCGSS, from the coding sequence ATGCCCAGCCTCGTCCGCCCTGCCCTGCTCCTGACCGCGCTGTTGCCGTTGGCCGGCGCCGCCTGGGCGCAAAGCACGCGAACCATCAGCAGCGATGGCGCGCAGGGGTCGGTGCGCATCTATCGCTGCATCGGCAGCACCGGCGCGGTCAGCCTGCAGAACGCCCCTTGCGAGAACGCGCGCCAGCAGCAGGTCCTGGACATGCAGCGCCCGCGCGATCCGCCACCGCGCCCGACCACCACGCTCAGCACCGATCCGGCGCGCGACGCCGCAGCGCCGGCACCGCTGCCGCAGCGCGAGATCCGCATCGTCACCGTGCAACCGCCGCAGCCGATGTACGAATGCGTGACCAGCGAGGGCCAGCGCTATACCAGCGACGACAACGAAGGCAACCCGCGCTGGGTGCCGCTGTGGACCATCGGTTATGCCCGCGGCTATGGCGACGGCCACCATCATGGTGGCGGTGGCGGCAATGGCGGCGGCCACCCGCAGCCGGTGTATCCCGGCGCCGGCGTGGTGGTGCCGGCCGGCAGCACCCTGATCCGCGACACCTGCAACGCATTGCCGCCGCAGGAAGTGTGCGCACGCCTGACCGACCGCCGCTGGGAACTGATCCGCCGCTACAACAGCGCGCTGCAGAGCGAGCGCCGCGCGCTGGAAACCGAGCAGCGCGGCATCGATGCGCGGCTCGACCGCGACTGCGGCAGCAGCTGA
- the dprA gene encoding DNA-processing protein DprA, whose amino-acid sequence MSALPTAHAPSPCADPALLALSLAGGASAPRRRLLERHGSPAAALAAGPAAWQAAGLDPAQSAALRQPDRAVMDAALAWLAGPRRHLLGCHDPDYPALLLRSPNPPLALYLEGDPAALWHPAVAVVGSRAPSAGGRDNASRFALALATSGLAVTSGMAAGVDAAAHAAALSRQDGLTVAVVGTGADLAYPRQHAALRERIAARGAVVSEHPPGTPARPSHFPARNRIIAGLSLATLVIEAATRSGALITARLAAEAGREVFALPGSIHNPLARGCHRLIRDGAGLVESAEEVLAGVAPLAAELADALRGRLRAPTERIADDSGAMPSFPDPNYQRLWHALGHDPICMDSVIARTGLTAAAASSMLLAMELDGYVAVERGRYTRKP is encoded by the coding sequence ATGTCCGCCCTGCCCACCGCCCACGCACCCTCCCCCTGCGCCGACCCCGCCTTGCTGGCGCTGTCGCTGGCCGGCGGCGCCAGCGCCCCGCGCAGGCGCCTGCTCGAGCGGCACGGCAGTCCTGCCGCCGCCCTGGCCGCCGGTCCCGCCGCCTGGCAGGCGGCGGGGCTGGATCCGGCGCAGAGCGCGGCATTGCGGCAGCCCGACCGCGCCGTCATGGACGCCGCACTGGCCTGGCTGGCGGGGCCGCGCCGGCATCTGCTCGGCTGCCACGATCCCGACTACCCGGCGCTGCTGCTGCGCAGCCCCAACCCGCCGCTGGCGCTGTACCTGGAAGGCGATCCGGCGGCGCTGTGGCATCCGGCGGTGGCGGTGGTCGGCAGCCGCGCGCCCAGCGCCGGTGGCCGCGACAATGCGTCCCGCTTCGCCCTGGCGCTGGCCACGTCCGGGCTGGCGGTGACCAGCGGCATGGCCGCCGGGGTCGATGCCGCCGCGCACGCGGCGGCGCTGTCGCGCCAGGATGGGCTGACCGTGGCGGTGGTCGGCACCGGCGCCGACCTGGCCTACCCCCGCCAGCACGCTGCCCTGCGCGAGCGCATCGCCGCGCGCGGCGCCGTGGTCAGCGAGCATCCGCCCGGCACCCCGGCACGGCCCAGCCACTTCCCGGCCCGCAACCGGATCATTGCCGGACTGAGCCTGGCCACCCTGGTGATCGAGGCCGCCACCCGCTCCGGCGCGCTGATCACCGCGCGCCTGGCCGCCGAGGCCGGGCGCGAGGTGTTCGCGCTGCCCGGCTCGATCCACAACCCGCTGGCGCGCGGCTGCCATCGTCTGATCCGCGACGGCGCCGGGTTGGTCGAGAGCGCCGAGGAAGTGCTGGCCGGGGTCGCACCGCTGGCCGCGGAACTGGCCGACGCCTTGCGCGGGCGCCTGCGCGCCCCCACTGAGAGAATCGCCGACGACTCCGGCGCCATGCCGTCCTTCCCCGATCCCAACTACCAGCGCTTGTGGCACGCGCTAGGCCACGACCCAATCTGTATGGATTCAGTGATCGCACGCACCGGATTGACGGCCGCGGCGGCCTCCTCCATGCTGCTGGCCATGGAACTGGATGGCTACGTGGCGGTCGAACGAGGTCGTTACACCCGCAAACCCTAG
- the fmt gene encoding methionyl-tRNA formyltransferase produces MKIVFAGTPDFAVPSLRAAAQRHEVVAVYTQPDRPAGRGRGLTPSPVKLEAVARGIPVLQPETLRSPEALQTLRALQPDLMVVVAYGLILPKAVLAIPTHGCWNVHASLLPRWRGAAPIQRAIEAGDSETGVCLMQMEAGLDTGPVLMSQRTPIGDSETGGQLHDRLAALGAQVLADGLGLLRAGIRPVPQPQPEAGVTYAHKLDKAQARLDWQQPAAQLALRVRAFNPWPITEAVLAGERVRVHGAVALELAHAQPPGTVLAASKQGIDIACGQGALRLRVLQREGGKAITAADYLNARRDLPVLA; encoded by the coding sequence ATGAAAATCGTCTTCGCCGGTACGCCGGACTTCGCCGTGCCGTCGTTGCGCGCGGCTGCGCAGCGCCATGAAGTGGTCGCGGTCTATACCCAGCCGGACCGGCCGGCCGGGCGCGGCCGTGGGCTGACCCCGTCGCCGGTGAAGCTGGAGGCGGTCGCGCGCGGCATTCCGGTGCTGCAGCCGGAGACCCTGCGTTCGCCGGAAGCGCTGCAGACCCTGCGCGCGCTGCAGCCGGACCTGATGGTGGTGGTGGCCTACGGCCTGATCCTGCCCAAGGCGGTGCTGGCGATCCCGACCCATGGCTGCTGGAACGTGCACGCCTCGTTGCTGCCGCGCTGGCGCGGCGCCGCGCCGATCCAGCGCGCGATCGAGGCCGGCGACAGCGAAACCGGGGTGTGTCTGATGCAGATGGAAGCGGGCCTGGACACCGGCCCGGTGCTGATGTCGCAGCGCACTCCGATCGGCGACAGCGAGACCGGCGGGCAGTTGCACGACCGGCTGGCCGCGCTTGGCGCGCAGGTGCTGGCCGACGGCCTGGGCCTGCTGCGCGCCGGCATCCGCCCGGTGCCGCAGCCGCAGCCCGAGGCCGGCGTCACCTATGCGCACAAGCTGGACAAGGCGCAGGCGCGGCTGGACTGGCAGCAGCCGGCGGCGCAGCTGGCGCTGCGGGTACGCGCGTTCAATCCGTGGCCGATCACCGAAGCGGTGCTGGCCGGCGAGCGCGTGCGCGTGCATGGCGCGGTAGCGCTGGAGCTGGCGCATGCGCAGCCGCCGGGCACGGTGCTGGCCGCCTCCAAGCAAGGCATCGACATCGCCTGCGGCCAGGGCGCGTTGCGCCTGCGCGTGCTGCAGCGCGAAGGCGGCAAGGCGATCACCGCCGCCGACTACCTCAACGCCCGGCGCGATCTGCCGGTGCTGGCCTGA
- the def gene encoding peptide deformylase, with the protein MALLPILEFPDPRLRTKAVPVDPAEVSMPAFQRLLDDMFETMYEAPGIGLAASQVDVHKRFMVIDVSEEKNAPQVFINPQIVQRDGEQVYQEGCLSVPGIYADVTRADTITVRYLDRHGQPQELSSGGVLAVCVQHEMDHLDGKLFVDYLSPLKREMVRKKLAKARKHVA; encoded by the coding sequence ATGGCCCTGCTTCCCATCCTCGAATTCCCCGATCCCCGCCTGCGCACCAAGGCGGTGCCGGTCGACCCTGCCGAAGTCTCCATGCCGGCGTTCCAGCGCCTGCTCGACGACATGTTCGAGACCATGTACGAGGCCCCCGGCATCGGCCTGGCCGCGAGCCAGGTGGACGTGCACAAGCGCTTCATGGTCATCGACGTCAGCGAGGAGAAGAACGCCCCGCAGGTGTTCATCAATCCGCAGATCGTGCAGCGCGACGGCGAGCAGGTGTACCAGGAAGGCTGTCTGTCGGTGCCCGGCATCTATGCCGACGTGACCCGCGCCGACACCATCACCGTGCGCTACCTGGACCGCCACGGCCAGCCGCAGGAACTGTCCAGCGGCGGTGTGCTGGCGGTGTGCGTGCAGCACGAGATGGACCATCTGGACGGCAAGCTGTTCGTCGACTACCTCTCGCCGCTCAAGCGCGAGATGGTGCGCAAGAAGCTGGCCAAGGCGCGCAAGCACGTGGCCTGA
- a CDS encoding Sua5/YciO/YrdC/YwlC family protein, whose product MTDLSLSQAVAVLHQGGVIAYPTEAVWGLGCDPYDQAAVTRLLQIKQRPVEKGLIVVAAELEPLRPLLDLTALAPERLAAVLASWPGAHTWVLPAAAQAPPWVTGAHRSIAVRISAHPQVAALCRAWGGALVSTSANRGGEPPARQRAELDPQLLAALDGVVGGETGGLAQPTPIRDAVSGEILRA is encoded by the coding sequence ATGACCGATCTGTCGCTCAGCCAAGCCGTTGCCGTCCTGCATCAGGGCGGTGTCATCGCCTACCCGACCGAGGCGGTCTGGGGCCTGGGTTGCGATCCGTACGACCAGGCGGCGGTGACGCGCCTGCTGCAGATCAAGCAGCGCCCGGTGGAGAAAGGCCTGATCGTGGTCGCCGCCGAACTGGAACCGCTGCGCCCGCTGCTGGACCTGACCGCGCTGGCGCCGGAGCGGCTGGCCGCAGTGCTGGCCAGCTGGCCCGGCGCGCATACCTGGGTGCTCCCGGCCGCAGCGCAGGCGCCGCCCTGGGTTACCGGCGCGCACCGCAGCATCGCGGTGCGGATCAGCGCGCATCCGCAGGTGGCCGCACTGTGCCGCGCCTGGGGCGGTGCGCTGGTCTCGACCAGCGCCAACCGTGGCGGCGAGCCGCCGGCGCGGCAACGCGCCGAACTGGATCCGCAGCTGCTGGCGGCGCTCGACGGCGTGGTCGGCGGCGAGACCGGCGGCCTGGCCCAGCCCACCCCGATCCGCGATGCCGTCAGCGGCGAGATCCTGCGCGCCTGA
- a CDS encoding RDD family protein produces the protein MSEWYYADAAQQRHGPMPADELQQRFQRGDVGLTTLVWRDGLSEWHPLADFVDELGLTQAPAASAPSDAAEPAPAPAQALPAAWAAPASDTTAHSPYAAPAASLSEEPRFVAGGEVVQAGFWKRTAAYLIDGMLVGMVAQVIQFVIMLSFFGFSSLGGSPDFSTPGGIVMLVMVYLVPLGMSALYFGLFHASAKQATLGKMAVGIKVVRTDGSRISVGRGIGRYFGFLLSSLTIFIGFLMAAFTERKQALHDMICDTLVVDKWAYTDHPEWQQRKLGTVTIVILSLFGVLMVGILLLVILVIGVAASGNWH, from the coding sequence ATGAGTGAGTGGTACTACGCCGACGCCGCGCAGCAGCGTCATGGACCGATGCCGGCCGACGAACTGCAGCAGCGCTTCCAGCGCGGTGATGTCGGCCTGACCACGCTGGTGTGGCGCGACGGCCTCAGCGAATGGCATCCGCTGGCCGACTTCGTCGACGAACTGGGCCTGACCCAGGCGCCGGCCGCGTCCGCGCCGAGCGATGCCGCCGAGCCCGCCCCGGCGCCTGCGCAGGCATTGCCGGCCGCCTGGGCCGCACCGGCATCCGACACCACGGCGCATTCGCCCTACGCCGCCCCTGCCGCCTCGCTCAGCGAGGAGCCACGCTTCGTCGCCGGTGGCGAAGTGGTGCAGGCCGGCTTCTGGAAACGCACCGCCGCCTATCTGATCGACGGCATGCTGGTCGGCATGGTCGCGCAGGTGATCCAGTTCGTGATCATGCTGAGCTTCTTCGGCTTCAGCAGCCTGGGCGGCAGCCCCGACTTCAGCACGCCCGGCGGCATCGTCATGCTGGTGATGGTGTACCTGGTGCCGCTGGGAATGTCGGCGCTGTACTTCGGCTTGTTCCACGCCTCGGCCAAGCAGGCCACGCTGGGCAAGATGGCGGTCGGCATCAAGGTGGTGCGCACCGACGGCAGCCGGATCAGCGTCGGCCGCGGCATCGGCCGCTATTTCGGCTTCCTGCTGAGCAGCCTGACCATCTTCATCGGCTTCCTGATGGCCGCCTTCACCGAGCGCAAGCAGGCCCTGCACGACATGATCTGCGACACCCTGGTGGTGGACAAATGGGCCTACACCGACCACCCGGAGTGGCAGCAGCGCAAGCTGGGCACGGTCACCATCGTGATCCTGTCGCTGTTCGGCGTGCTGATGGTCGGGATCCTGCTGCTGGTCATCCTGGTGATCGGCGTGGCGGCCAGCGGCAACTGGCACTGA
- a CDS encoding LysM peptidoglycan-binding domain-containing protein, whose protein sequence is MFNRLRTVVAVAMLTVATYAASASMAAEHPDTYVVRKGDTLWDIAGRFLGKPWLWPEIWQANPQVQNPHLIYPGDVLSLAYLDRVARATVKPGPRQDAPIDAIPLSDVEPFLKNLRVADSIDGLPYVVGFEDNRLRATVGQVAYATGLDEAQVGQRYAVVRPTVRYELPRLSDDLDREGRSTPGTGNLWQTFVAPDNKRRETLGYELAQVNIGTVTRVSADGSQATTLLLQDSAREVRAGDRLIAVQAQPYDLQFVPHPPAAQALEAGLRVLAVADAFSAAGPRDVIAISGGSREGIDNGTVVSLWRHGTRVNDRVHRPNTSRADDGFTGGRGSVALPDEYAAHAMVFRTFDKVSYALVMDGVKPTRIGYDVKHPDAR, encoded by the coding sequence ATGTTCAATCGACTCCGTACGGTCGTCGCCGTGGCGATGCTCACCGTGGCGACCTATGCCGCTTCCGCGAGCATGGCTGCCGAACACCCTGACACCTACGTGGTGCGCAAGGGCGACACGCTGTGGGACATCGCCGGACGTTTTCTCGGCAAGCCGTGGCTGTGGCCGGAAATCTGGCAGGCCAACCCCCAGGTGCAGAACCCGCATCTGATCTACCCCGGCGACGTGCTCAGCCTGGCCTACCTGGACCGCGTGGCGCGCGCCACGGTCAAGCCGGGCCCGCGCCAAGACGCGCCGATCGACGCGATCCCGCTGTCCGACGTCGAGCCGTTCCTGAAGAACCTGCGCGTGGCCGACAGCATCGACGGGCTGCCCTATGTGGTGGGCTTCGAGGACAACCGGCTGCGCGCCACCGTCGGCCAGGTGGCCTACGCGACCGGGCTCGACGAAGCGCAGGTCGGGCAGCGCTACGCAGTGGTGCGGCCGACCGTGCGCTACGAACTGCCCAGGCTCAGCGACGACCTGGACAGGGAAGGCCGCAGCACCCCGGGCACCGGCAACCTGTGGCAGACCTTCGTGGCGCCGGACAACAAGCGCCGCGAAACGCTGGGCTACGAACTGGCCCAGGTCAATATCGGCACCGTCACCCGCGTTTCCGCCGACGGCAGCCAGGCCACCACCCTGCTGCTGCAGGACAGCGCCCGCGAAGTGCGCGCCGGCGACCGCCTGATCGCGGTCCAGGCGCAGCCCTACGACCTGCAGTTCGTGCCGCACCCGCCCGCGGCGCAGGCGCTCGAGGCCGGGCTGCGGGTGCTGGCGGTGGCCGACGCGTTCAGCGCCGCCGGTCCGCGCGACGTGATCGCCATCTCCGGCGGCAGCCGCGAGGGCATCGACAACGGCACCGTGGTGTCGCTGTGGCGTCATGGCACCCGGGTCAACGACCGCGTGCATCGCCCGAACACCTCGCGCGCCGACGACGGCTTCACCGGCGGCCGCGGCTCGGTGGCCTTGCCCGACGAGTACGCCGCGCACGCGATGGTGTTCCGCACCTTCGACAAGGTCAGCTACGCGCTGGTGATGGACGGCGTCAAGCCGACCCGGATCGGCTACGACGTGAAGCACCCGGACGCGCGCTGA
- a CDS encoding DUF494 family protein, whose protein sequence is MKESILDVLLYLFEHYFSEDADPVRDRDSLQNGLIQAGFSPTEISKAFDWLDALADQRPAVPQPRIDGPIRVYHGPELDKLDVECRGFLLFLEQHGILDSDQRELVLDRAMALDQDELDLDDLKWVVLMVLFNQPGAEAAYAWMETQMFVDEPEPVH, encoded by the coding sequence ATGAAAGAGAGCATTCTGGATGTCCTGCTGTACCTGTTCGAACATTATTTCAGCGAGGATGCGGACCCGGTCCGCGATCGCGACTCCCTCCAGAATGGCCTGATCCAGGCTGGCTTCAGCCCCACCGAAATCAGCAAAGCGTTCGACTGGCTCGATGCCCTGGCCGACCAGCGGCCGGCCGTGCCGCAGCCGCGCATCGACGGCCCGATCCGCGTCTACCACGGCCCGGAGCTGGACAAGCTCGACGTGGAATGCCGTGGCTTCCTGCTGTTCCTGGAACAGCATGGCATCCTCGACAGCGACCAGCGCGAGCTGGTGCTGGACCGGGCGATGGCGCTGGACCAGGACGAACTGGACCTGGACGACCTGAAATGGGTGGTGCTGATGGTGCTGTTCAACCAGCCCGGCGCCGAGGCGGCCTACGCGTGGATGGAAACGCAGATGTTCGTCGACGAGCCGGAGCCGGTGCACTGA